The following coding sequences lie in one Mucilaginibacter sp. KACC 22773 genomic window:
- a CDS encoding serpin family protein, protein MIRKAITILSLSLVVITACKKIDSKPDNGKDLVLTTTEQQKVAADNAFTLKLFKAALNINGNDNLFISPLSVSMAIGMTSNGAAGQTLHDIRNTMDFNNFTEDQVNSYYHKMITELPQLDSKTTLKFANSIWYANNFTPLPAFLQTNSANYNARIESVDFKNAGTKDIINNWVSNATDGKIAKIIDDSTDGAIMYLINAIYFKSSWANKFDAAKTQKGTFYLPSGGTMQANFMNLTYTPLNISIASDARVLELPYNNNKFSMVILTPAGKSVQEYAAGLDSAKWQSLMAGLSKSYVDVSMPKFKFSYDTELKGVLSTLGMANAFSDLADFTRINAGGGLTITEVKHKAYIEVDEEGTTAAAVTSVTIGPTAVLPYNFKLDHPFIFAIREMKTGLILFTGVINDPTK, encoded by the coding sequence ATGATCCGTAAAGCCATTACCATCCTAAGTTTATCACTCGTTGTAATTACTGCGTGTAAGAAAATTGACAGCAAACCCGACAACGGTAAAGATCTTGTATTGACCACTACAGAGCAGCAAAAAGTTGCTGCGGATAATGCTTTTACTCTTAAATTATTTAAGGCTGCTTTAAATATTAACGGCAATGATAACCTTTTTATATCTCCTTTAAGCGTGAGCATGGCCATAGGTATGACCAGTAACGGCGCAGCTGGTCAAACCCTGCATGATATCCGCAACACTATGGATTTTAACAATTTTACGGAAGACCAAGTAAATAGTTATTACCACAAAATGATAACCGAGCTGCCGCAACTCGACTCAAAAACCACATTGAAATTTGCCAACTCCATTTGGTATGCCAATAACTTTACCCCGTTGCCTGCATTTTTGCAAACAAATTCTGCTAATTACAACGCCAGGATAGAGTCTGTCGATTTTAAGAATGCAGGCACAAAAGATATTATCAATAATTGGGTAAGTAACGCCACCGACGGTAAGATAGCTAAGATTATAGACGATTCGACTGACGGTGCAATAATGTACCTCATTAATGCCATCTATTTTAAAAGCAGCTGGGCAAATAAATTTGATGCTGCTAAAACTCAGAAAGGTACTTTCTACCTGCCTTCAGGCGGTACAATGCAGGCCAATTTTATGAATCTAACATATACTCCGTTAAATATTAGTATTGCCAGTGATGCCCGGGTGCTGGAGTTGCCCTATAACAATAATAAGTTCAGTATGGTGATATTAACACCGGCGGGTAAATCGGTGCAGGAATATGCCGCCGGCCTCGATTCGGCCAAATGGCAAAGCCTGATGGCCGGTTTATCGAAAAGCTATGTTGATGTTAGTATGCCCAAATTTAAGTTTAGTTATGATACAGAATTAAAAGGTGTTTTATCAACGCTGGGTATGGCCAATGCATTTAGCGACCTTGCCGATTTTACCCGGATAAATGCCGGCGGTGGCCTCACCATTACCGAAGTAAAGCATAAAGCTTATATTGAAGTAGATGAAGAAGGCACAACTGCTGCTGCCGTAACTTCGGTAACTATTGGCCCTACTGCTGTTTTGCCTTACAACTTTAAATTAGATCATCCCTTTATTTTTGCTATCCGCGAAATGAAAACCGGACTGATATTGTTTACGGGGGTTATAAATGACCCTACAAAATAG
- a CDS encoding M1 family metallopeptidase — MKKLFVTLLFCAGLANVGAFNRVFAQEKSANPIANTYQETPAKINDLVHTKLAVSFDYKKRYLYGKEWLTLKPHFYPTDTLRLDAKGMDLKNISVAKNGKNYPLKFSYDSLTVAIKLDRVYHNNESYTLFIDYTAKPNELKTSRKHGKGLYFINPDGTEKNKPTQIWTEGEPESSSAWFPTIDKPNQKTTSEIAMTVPAKYVTLSNGRLASQKINADNTRTDTWKMELPNAPYLFIMAVGDFAIYKDSWHGKEVSYYVEPKYAPYAKDIFGFTPDAMSFFSKITGVDYPWNKYAQITVRDYVSGAMENTTAMVTGEGAQATRRELVDRIHNDFGSIHELFHQWFGDYVTTESWSNLTLNESFADLGEILWAEHRYGQDAADEHIQEGLQGYLGSAQNATKNLVRFYYNDSQDVFDGVTYQKGGRILNMLRHYLGNDAFYKGLNIYLTTNAFKSAEAQQLRLAMEEASGLDLNWFFNQWYYGAGHPELNINYSWDESSKKQTIYLQQTQSGQIFTFPFAVDIYVAGKKERHQVWMHSKADTLTFTLPSKPELVNVDGDKLLLAKKTDHKTLEEYAFQYEQAPLYLDRYEAIEAATSSQKTPLGQRILLSALKDKYFGLRLKALRAINMDNDTIRTAAYLLIADIARKDDNPLAQAQAIVLLGKYRKPTDLELLKQALKSQSYTVQGAALWAINQINPAEAMTLATLYEKDNEGDLTNALFTVYTANAGDDKWDYIFTFYMSRFQESRYKLTDKFAAYIGRIKSQEHALQGITEIKKLGVEFKKYVGPQIIAVLTKLKTQRAGLNDTASASAIDDAIAEINKAK, encoded by the coding sequence ATGAAAAAGCTTTTTGTAACCTTGCTGTTTTGCGCCGGTTTGGCTAACGTTGGCGCTTTTAACCGGGTATTTGCCCAGGAAAAGTCTGCAAACCCAATAGCAAATACCTACCAGGAAACCCCGGCTAAGATCAATGACCTGGTACATACCAAACTGGCGGTAAGTTTTGATTATAAAAAACGCTACCTATACGGTAAAGAGTGGCTTACGCTAAAACCTCACTTTTACCCAACCGATACCTTAAGGCTGGATGCCAAAGGCATGGACCTGAAAAATATTTCCGTTGCAAAAAATGGCAAAAATTATCCTCTTAAATTTAGTTACGACAGCCTTACCGTTGCCATTAAATTAGATAGGGTTTATCACAATAATGAAAGCTATACACTATTCATAGACTACACCGCTAAACCCAACGAGTTAAAAACCTCGCGTAAACACGGGAAAGGCCTGTACTTTATTAACCCCGATGGAACAGAAAAAAATAAGCCAACCCAGATCTGGACAGAAGGCGAGCCGGAAAGTTCATCGGCCTGGTTCCCTACCATTGATAAACCCAATCAAAAAACAACCAGCGAAATAGCCATGACCGTTCCTGCAAAATATGTCACCCTATCCAATGGCAGGCTTGCATCACAAAAAATCAACGCCGACAATACCCGCACCGATACCTGGAAAATGGAGCTGCCCAATGCCCCCTACCTGTTTATAATGGCCGTGGGTGATTTCGCGATTTATAAGGATAGTTGGCATGGCAAAGAGGTAAGCTACTATGTTGAGCCCAAGTATGCGCCTTACGCAAAAGATATATTTGGTTTTACACCAGATGCCATGAGCTTTTTTTCGAAAATTACCGGGGTGGATTATCCCTGGAATAAATACGCGCAAATTACCGTGCGCGACTATGTAAGCGGAGCCATGGAAAACACAACGGCAATGGTGACCGGCGAAGGCGCCCAGGCCACCAGGCGCGAACTGGTTGACAGGATTCATAACGATTTTGGCAGCATCCACGAACTGTTTCACCAATGGTTTGGCGATTATGTAACTACCGAAAGCTGGAGCAACCTCACCCTTAATGAATCATTTGCCGACCTGGGCGAAATACTTTGGGCCGAACACCGCTACGGACAGGATGCTGCCGACGAACATATCCAGGAGGGTTTACAGGGCTACCTGGGCAGCGCACAAAATGCAACAAAAAACCTGGTTCGTTTTTATTATAACGATAGCCAGGATGTATTTGATGGCGTTACTTACCAAAAAGGCGGCCGCATACTGAATATGCTGCGCCATTATTTAGGGAACGATGCTTTTTACAAAGGATTGAATATTTACCTGACAACAAATGCATTTAAAAGTGCAGAAGCCCAACAACTTCGCCTGGCTATGGAGGAGGCGAGCGGACTTGATTTGAACTGGTTTTTTAACCAATGGTATTACGGCGCCGGGCACCCCGAACTAAACATTAACTATAGTTGGGATGAAAGCAGTAAAAAGCAAACTATATACCTGCAACAAACCCAAAGCGGGCAAATTTTCACATTTCCGTTTGCGGTAGATATTTACGTAGCTGGCAAAAAAGAACGTCACCAGGTTTGGATGCACAGTAAGGCAGATACCTTAACTTTCACCCTGCCGTCAAAACCCGAACTGGTAAACGTTGATGGCGACAAGCTGTTACTTGCCAAAAAAACCGATCATAAAACACTGGAAGAGTATGCATTTCAATACGAGCAGGCACCTTTATATCTTGATCGTTACGAGGCTATTGAAGCAGCAACATCGTCACAAAAAACGCCGTTAGGCCAAAGGATATTACTTAGTGCTTTAAAAGACAAATACTTTGGTTTACGCCTGAAAGCCCTGCGTGCTATAAACATGGACAACGATACCATCCGCACTGCGGCGTACCTATTGATTGCTGACATTGCCCGAAAAGACGACAATCCGTTGGCGCAGGCACAAGCCATTGTGCTTTTGGGGAAATATAGAAAACCCACCGACCTTGAACTATTAAAGCAAGCTTTAAAAAGCCAGTCGTACACCGTACAGGGTGCCGCTTTGTGGGCGATAAACCAGATAAACCCCGCCGAGGCTATGACGTTGGCAACACTGTATGAAAAAGATAATGAAGGAGATTTAACCAACGCCCTGTTCACCGTTTATACAGCAAATGCCGGGGACGACAAATGGGACTATATATTCACGTTTTATATGAGCCGTTTCCAGGAATCACGGTATAAGCTTACCGACAAATTTGCTGCCTATATAGGCAGAATAAAAAGCCAGGAACATGCACTGCAAGGGATTACCGAGATAAAAAAACTGGGCGTTGAATTTAAAAAGTACGTTGGCCCTCAAATTATAGCTGTATTAACCAAGTTAAAAACACAAAGGGCTGGGTTAAACGATACAGCATCGGCAAGCGCAATTGATGATGCAATTGCCGAAATTAATAAGGCAAAGTAA
- a CDS encoding type II toxin-antitoxin system Phd/YefM family antitoxin codes for MEVLNYTEFRKNLARNLDKVNDDAEVVIVSRSKGKNVVVIGLDEYNAITETLHIVKSEANRKRLQDAIDEMDSGAFYQHKLIED; via the coding sequence ATGGAGGTTTTAAATTATACGGAATTTCGGAAAAACCTTGCCCGAAATTTGGATAAAGTGAATGACGATGCCGAAGTTGTTATTGTATCGCGCAGCAAAGGAAAAAACGTTGTGGTGATTGGTTTGGATGAATATAATGCCATAACCGAAACATTGCATATTGTTAAAAGTGAAGCTAACAGGAAACGTTTGCAGGATGCTATTGACGAAATGGATAGCGGAGCCTTTTATCAGCACAAATTAATAGAGGATTAA
- a CDS encoding Txe/YoeB family addiction module toxin: MELVWQTQGWDDYLHWQQADKKVMERINALIKECLRSPFKGIGKPEPLKGNFAGCWSRRITDEHRLIYKVKDGRLHILQCRYHYQI; encoded by the coding sequence TTGGAATTGGTTTGGCAAACCCAAGGCTGGGACGATTACTTACATTGGCAGCAAGCCGATAAAAAGGTGATGGAGCGAATTAACGCCCTTATTAAAGAATGCTTACGTTCACCATTTAAAGGCATTGGTAAACCCGAACCCTTAAAAGGAAATTTTGCAGGCTGCTGGAGCCGCAGGATAACCGACGAACACCGTTTGATTTATAAAGTTAAAGACGGCCGATTGCATATTTTGCAATGCCGATACCATTATCAAATTTAA
- a CDS encoding C45 family autoproteolytic acyltransferase/hydolase: protein MKQFAQTLSIIFITTLLFACKQKTTEKTTVVHDRMGKASREDKNGWIYVHLAGSPADIGYQHGYLLSKEIDTLIKVMQYYLPYTSKKDWAFYRKASARFMWGKIGKEYQDEIRGITEGLKAKGLKYDTLDITALNANIELAQYYVPGLMNKVKPGSGDNKAPGNCSAFIATGKYTKDGKIVIGHNNWTDYIVGERWNVIADIVPEKGNHILMDTAPGFIHSGDDFVETSSGIVITETTITGFKGFDTTRTPEFVRARKAAQYSNSIDDVIKIMTTDNNGGYANDWLIGDTKTNEVAKLELGLKTMKVWRSKDTAMIGSNFPADPNLIKQETTFDVNDKTNSPNARKLRMEKLVCVNYKGKLDADNGKTIEGDTFDALNNKTALNRCVIDGHIDKDPKGCPEWSEGPYYPMGAVQGKVATADMVSKLQLWAHMGHPSGDDFLAAPFLKQHPEYNYQAKYLRDMKAYPWTLFAAK from the coding sequence ATGAAACAATTTGCTCAAACACTTTCTATCATCTTTATCACCACCCTATTATTTGCCTGCAAGCAAAAAACCACAGAAAAAACAACCGTAGTACATGACCGCATGGGCAAAGCCTCCCGCGAAGACAAAAACGGATGGATTTACGTGCACCTGGCGGGTTCGCCGGCCGATATTGGCTATCAGCATGGTTACCTGCTATCTAAAGAAATAGATACCTTAATAAAGGTGATGCAGTATTACCTGCCCTATACCAGTAAAAAAGACTGGGCTTTTTACCGCAAGGCATCGGCCCGGTTTATGTGGGGCAAAATTGGTAAAGAATACCAGGACGAGATACGTGGCATAACCGAAGGTTTGAAAGCCAAAGGCCTGAAATACGATACCCTGGATATCACCGCGCTTAATGCCAACATCGAGCTGGCCCAATATTATGTACCCGGTTTGATGAACAAAGTAAAACCCGGTAGCGGCGATAATAAAGCGCCCGGCAACTGCAGCGCCTTTATAGCCACCGGAAAATATACCAAAGATGGCAAAATAGTGATTGGCCATAATAACTGGACAGATTATATTGTGGGCGAACGCTGGAATGTAATTGCCGATATCGTACCCGAAAAAGGCAATCATATACTGATGGATACCGCGCCGGGCTTTATCCACAGCGGCGATGATTTTGTAGAAACCAGCAGCGGCATAGTGATAACCGAAACTACCATAACCGGCTTTAAAGGCTTTGACACCACCCGCACGCCCGAATTTGTACGAGCACGCAAAGCCGCCCAATACAGTAATAGCATTGACGATGTAATTAAAATAATGACTACCGATAACAACGGCGGCTATGCTAACGACTGGCTCATTGGCGATACCAAAACCAACGAAGTGGCCAAACTGGAGCTGGGCCTTAAAACCATGAAAGTATGGCGATCAAAAGATACCGCCATGATAGGCTCCAACTTCCCGGCCGATCCCAACCTAATAAAACAGGAAACCACATTTGATGTAAATGATAAAACCAACTCGCCCAACGCACGTAAGTTGAGGATGGAAAAACTGGTTTGTGTTAACTACAAAGGCAAACTTGATGCCGATAACGGTAAAACAATTGAAGGCGATACCTTTGATGCGCTTAACAATAAAACCGCGCTAAACCGCTGCGTTATTGACGGCCATATTGACAAAGACCCTAAAGGCTGCCCCGAGTGGAGCGAGGGCCCCTACTACCCCATGGGCGCCGTACAAGGCAAAGTTGCCACTGCCGATATGGTTAGTAAACTCCAGCTATGGGCACATATGGGCCACCCAAGCGGCGATGATTTCCTGGCAGCACCCTTCCTGAAGCAACATCCCGAATATAACTACCAGGCCAAATATTTGCGCGATATGAAAGCCTACCCGTGGACGTTGTTTGCGGCTAAATAA
- the rplC gene encoding 50S ribosomal protein L3: protein MSGIIGKKVGMTSIFDETGKNIPCTVIEAGPCVVTQVKSVDTDGYAAVQLAYGDKKEKNTSGPLKGHFQKAGTTPKRKLVEFKTFEDEKSLGDTVTVDIFAAGDFVDVVGTSKGKGFQGVVKRHGFGGVGMQTHGQHNRLRAPGSLGASSWPSRVFKGMRMAGQTGNVRVKTQNLQVIKVYAEQNLLVVKGSIPGAKGSFVIVDK, encoded by the coding sequence ATGTCAGGAATTATTGGTAAAAAAGTAGGAATGACCAGCATTTTCGACGAAACAGGGAAAAATATTCCTTGCACCGTAATCGAAGCTGGCCCTTGCGTGGTAACACAAGTTAAGTCTGTTGATACAGACGGATATGCAGCTGTACAGCTGGCATATGGCGACAAAAAGGAAAAAAACACCTCCGGTCCGTTAAAAGGACACTTCCAAAAAGCCGGTACAACTCCAAAGCGTAAGCTTGTTGAATTCAAAACTTTCGAGGATGAAAAATCATTAGGTGACACTGTTACCGTTGATATTTTTGCCGCGGGAGATTTTGTTGATGTGGTTGGTACTTCAAAAGGTAAAGGATTTCAGGGTGTGGTAAAACGTCACGGTTTTGGTGGTGTGGGTATGCAAACTCACGGTCAGCACAATCGTTTACGTGCGCCAGGTTCCTTAGGTGCGTCATCATGGCCGTCGCGTGTATTTAAAGGCATGCGCATGGCAGGTCAAACCGGTAACGTTCGTGTTAAAACACAGAACTTACAAGTGATTAAGGTTTACGCTGAGCAAAACCTGTTGGTTGTTAAAGGTTCCATCCCCGGAGCTAAGGGTTCATTCGTAATAGTGGATAAATAA
- the rplD gene encoding 50S ribosomal protein L4: MEVNVLNVSGKETGAKVQLPESVFGIEPNDHAIYLDVKQFLANQRQGTHKSKQRNEIAGSTRKLYKQKGTGGARAGSVKSPLFNGGGRVFGPQPRDYSFKLNKKLKSLARKSALSYKAKDNNILVLEDFNFDSIKTKNYIKMEADLNVTNDKTLLVVAGAENNNVYLSSRNLKKTKVISVEQLNTYDVLNAGKLLLTTGAVKTLEEALAK; this comes from the coding sequence ATGGAAGTAAACGTATTAAACGTATCAGGTAAAGAAACAGGTGCCAAGGTGCAGCTTCCTGAGTCGGTATTCGGTATTGAGCCAAACGATCACGCGATTTATCTTGATGTTAAGCAATTTTTAGCTAACCAACGTCAGGGTACACACAAATCAAAACAGCGTAACGAAATTGCAGGTTCAACCCGCAAATTATATAAACAAAAAGGTACAGGTGGTGCCCGTGCAGGTAGCGTTAAATCTCCATTATTTAATGGTGGTGGTCGCGTTTTCGGTCCGCAACCACGCGATTACAGCTTCAAATTAAACAAGAAGTTAAAATCACTGGCCCGTAAATCGGCTTTATCATACAAAGCAAAAGATAACAACATTTTAGTATTGGAAGATTTTAATTTTGATAGCATCAAAACTAAAAACTACATTAAAATGGAGGCCGACCTGAATGTTACTAATGACAAAACATTATTAGTAGTAGCAGGCGCCGAAAATAACAATGTGTATTTATCAAGCAGAAACCTGAAGAAAACGAAAGTAATTTCGGTTGAGCAGCTAAACACTTATGATGTGTTAAACGCTGGTAAACTGTTATTAACTACAGGCGCTGTAAAAACTTTGGAGGAAGCATTAGCTAAGTAA
- the rplW gene encoding 50S ribosomal protein L23 translates to MEILKKPLLTEKVTQLTEKLNRYAFKVDHRANKIQIKGAIEAMYGVNVKAVNTMKYVGKLKTRNTKAGAVSGRAATYKKAIITLNDGQTIDFYSNI, encoded by the coding sequence ATGGAAATTTTAAAGAAACCCCTACTTACTGAAAAAGTAACTCAATTAACCGAGAAACTTAACCGTTATGCTTTCAAAGTTGATCACAGAGCAAACAAAATTCAGATTAAAGGCGCCATTGAGGCAATGTACGGTGTTAACGTTAAGGCGGTAAACACTATGAAATACGTCGGCAAACTTAAAACTCGCAATACTAAGGCAGGCGCCGTTTCTGGCCGTGCTGCTACGTATAAAAAAGCGATCATTACTTTGAATGACGGTCAAACAATTGATTTTTACAGCAATATATAA
- the rplB gene encoding 50S ribosomal protein L2 → MAVKRFKPVTPGTRFRVDVSNSDITTNVPEKSLVVSSNTRSGGRNNTGKMTMRYLGGGHKQAYRLIDFKRNKFDIPAKVATIEYDPNRSARIALLHFVDGEKRYMIAPEGLTVGTVVVAGETATPEVGNTMPLKNIPLGSIIHNIELNPGQGGVIARSAGTYAQLSARDGKYAIIKLPSGETRMILSTCLATIGTVSNGERANAVLGKAGRKRWLGRRPRVRGVAMNPVDHPMGGGEGRASGGHPRSRKGLLAKGYKTRDKKKGSDRYIIERRKK, encoded by the coding sequence ATGGCAGTAAAGAGATTTAAACCGGTTACCCCCGGTACCCGTTTCAGAGTTGACGTATCTAACTCAGATATTACAACAAACGTTCCTGAAAAGTCGTTGGTTGTATCATCCAACACAAGATCGGGCGGACGTAACAACACCGGTAAAATGACTATGCGCTACTTAGGTGGTGGTCATAAGCAAGCATACAGGTTGATTGATTTCAAACGTAATAAATTTGACATCCCTGCAAAAGTTGCAACTATCGAGTACGATCCTAACCGTTCGGCACGTATAGCACTGTTACATTTTGTTGATGGTGAAAAACGATACATGATAGCTCCGGAAGGCTTAACAGTTGGAACGGTAGTTGTAGCCGGCGAGACAGCTACTCCAGAGGTTGGTAACACCATGCCTTTGAAGAACATCCCGTTAGGTTCTATCATCCACAACATTGAGTTAAACCCAGGCCAGGGTGGTGTAATTGCCCGCAGTGCCGGTACTTATGCCCAGCTTTCGGCGCGCGATGGTAAATATGCCATCATCAAATTGCCTTCAGGCGAAACCCGTATGATATTGTCAACTTGTTTGGCAACTATCGGTACCGTTTCAAATGGCGAAAGAGCAAACGCGGTGTTAGGTAAAGCAGGCCGCAAACGTTGGTTAGGCCGCAGGCCGCGTGTTCGTGGTGTTGCCATGAACCCGGTAGATCACCCTATGGGTGGTGGTGAGGGTAGAGCCTCAGGTGGTCATCCACGTTCACGTAAAGGTTTGTTAGCTAAAGGCTACAAAACTCGTGATAAGAAAAAAGGGTCGGATCGTTATATCATTGAAAGAAGGAAAAAATAA
- the rpsS gene encoding 30S ribosomal protein S19, which translates to MARSIKKGPYIDHNLERKVLTLNESSKKSVVKTWSRRSMISPDFVGHTFAVHNGNKFIPVYVTENMVGHKLGEFAPTRTFRGHAEKKK; encoded by the coding sequence ATGGCACGTTCAATTAAAAAAGGACCTTATATTGATCATAACCTGGAAAGAAAAGTTCTGACCTTGAATGAATCAAGCAAAAAATCAGTTGTAAAAACATGGTCACGTCGTTCCATGATCTCTCCTGATTTCGTTGGTCACACATTCGCAGTACACAATGGTAACAAGTTTATCCCGGTGTATGTAACAGAAAACATGGTTGGTCACAAGTTGGGAGAATTTGCTCCAACCCGTACATTCCGCGGTCACGCAGAGAAGAAAAAATAA
- the rplV gene encoding 50S ribosomal protein L22: MEATTKIKKSVRVEQQKKAAKAIVGGPAVAKLQDCPTSPRKMRLVVDLVRGKNVFSALSILKFTNKEAAIRVEKLLVSAITNWEAKNEGKKAEDHGLFIKEISVGGGRQLKRLRPAPQGRGYRIRKRSNHVTLVVDSKNENN, from the coding sequence ATGGAAGCAACAACAAAAATTAAAAAGTCTGTACGAGTAGAGCAGCAAAAAAAAGCGGCTAAAGCCATCGTTGGCGGCCCTGCAGTTGCCAAGTTACAGGACTGCCCAACTTCACCACGCAAGATGCGTTTGGTAGTTGACCTGGTTCGTGGTAAAAATGTATTTTCAGCTTTAAGTATCTTAAAGTTTACTAATAAAGAAGCTGCCATCCGTGTAGAGAAATTATTAGTATCGGCAATTACTAACTGGGAAGCAAAAAACGAAGGTAAAAAAGCCGAAGATCATGGCTTGTTTATTAAAGAAATCTCGGTAGGCGGTGGCCGTCAGCTAAAAAGGTTACGCCCTGCTCCGCAAGGAAGGGGATACCGTATCCGTAAACGCTCAAACCATGTAACACTGGTTGTGGATAGTAAAAACGAAAACAATTAA
- the rpsC gene encoding 30S ribosomal protein S3: protein MGQKAHPIGNRLGIIRGWDSNWFGGNHYADKLVEDEKIRKYLSARIAKGGVSKVVIERTLKRITVTIHTARPGIVIGKGGAEVDKIKEELKKLTKKEVQINIFEIKRPELDAQLVAEGIAKQLEARISFRRAMKTTIASTMRMGAEGIKIMTSGRLGGAEMARSEQYKEGRIPLHTFRADIDYALAEALTTYGKIGVKVWICKGEVYGKRDLSPNIGGASSASGKGGRPDGAPAFGGRDNARGGERGGERRNDRKPGGGDRRGGPGAGGQGGPRGGGSRPGGQGGSRPGGQGGGNRPGGPGKR from the coding sequence ATGGGACAGAAAGCACATCCAATAGGTAACAGATTAGGAATCATCAGAGGTTGGGATTCTAATTGGTTCGGTGGCAATCATTATGCCGACAAATTAGTTGAAGACGAAAAAATCCGCAAATACCTTTCAGCACGTATCGCTAAAGGTGGTGTATCAAAAGTGGTTATCGAACGCACATTAAAACGCATCACTGTAACTATACACACTGCCCGTCCGGGTATTGTGATTGGTAAAGGCGGTGCCGAAGTTGATAAGATTAAAGAAGAGTTGAAAAAACTTACCAAAAAGGAAGTTCAGATCAACATCTTCGAAATCAAACGCCCCGAGCTTGATGCACAATTAGTGGCAGAAGGTATTGCAAAACAATTAGAAGCACGTATCTCTTTCCGCCGTGCCATGAAAACTACTATAGCTTCAACCATGAGAATGGGTGCCGAAGGTATTAAGATCATGACATCAGGCCGTTTAGGTGGCGCCGAGATGGCACGTAGCGAACAATATAAAGAAGGAAGAATTCCTTTGCACACTTTCCGTGCTGATATTGACTACGCATTAGCAGAAGCATTAACTACTTATGGTAAAATAGGTGTTAAAGTATGGATCTGTAAAGGCGAAGTTTACGGCAAACGCGATTTATCGCCAAACATTGGTGGTGCAAGCAGCGCAAGCGGTAAAGGTGGCAGGCCAGATGGTGCCCCGGCATTCGGTGGTCGTGATAACGCTCGCGGTGGCGAACGTGGTGGCGAGCGCAGAAATGACAGGAAACCAGGTGGTGGCGATCGCAGAGGCGGTCCTGGCGCAGGTGGTCAAGGTGGTCCTCGTGGTGGCGGTAGCCGTCCGGGTGGTCAAGGTGGCAGCCGTCCAGGTGGTCAAGGTGGCGGTAACCGTCCAGGTGGCCCAGGAAAGAGATAA
- the rplP gene encoding 50S ribosomal protein L16: MLQPKRTKFRKMQKGRMKGLATRGAELSFGSFGVKSLEAAWITSRQIEAARIAVTRFMKREGQVWIRIFPDKPVTKKPAEVRMGKGKGAPEYWVAVVRPGRIIFEAEGVPMEVAKEALRLAAQKLPVQTRFIVRRDYVEA; encoded by the coding sequence ATGCTACAGCCAAAAAGAACGAAGTTCAGAAAGATGCAAAAAGGCAGGATGAAAGGTTTAGCCACTCGTGGTGCTGAACTTTCATTCGGATCTTTCGGTGTAAAATCACTCGAAGCGGCATGGATTACCAGCCGCCAGATCGAGGCTGCACGTATTGCTGTAACACGTTTTATGAAACGTGAAGGCCAGGTGTGGATCAGGATTTTTCCTGACAAGCCTGTAACCAAGAAACCAGCAGAGGTACGTATGGGTAAAGGTAAAGGTGCTCCTGAGTACTGGGTAGCGGTAGTACGCCCCGGAAGGATCATTTTTGAGGCCGAAGGTGTGCCTATGGAAGTTGCTAAAGAGGCTTTGCGCCTTGCAGCACAAAAACTTCCGGTACAAACAAGATTTATTGTACGTAGGGATTACGTAGAAGCATAA
- the rpmC gene encoding 50S ribosomal protein L29 yields MKNSEILGLSTEELVAKIGEERSTLTKLKFAHAVSAIENPSRITKVRKGIAQLNTELTKRKAASASEKN; encoded by the coding sequence ATGAAGAACTCAGAAATTTTGGGACTATCTACAGAAGAACTGGTAGCAAAAATCGGCGAGGAAAGGTCAACCCTTACCAAATTGAAATTTGCTCACGCAGTGTCGGCTATCGAGAATCCATCCCGTATAACAAAGGTACGCAAGGGAATTGCTCAGTTAAATACTGAATTAACAAAACGCAAAGCGGCGTCGGCTTCTGAAAAGAATTAA